One window of Kosakonia cowanii JCM 10956 = DSM 18146 genomic DNA carries:
- a CDS encoding IrmA family protein — protein sequence MISRRYLWPFLLPFVMLKPALAIEIWHSDTVWANQGMCSATFTLDSGTEPVGQLDIGIELVNARQEVVSVDHLAVAPFGTSEATRYQSTSAEGEHYCDDTLSIRITSLAEVANGVQKRLPLSLITPRHFTPFTIVTAPRDK from the coding sequence ATGATCTCACGCCGTTATTTGTGGCCGTTTTTACTGCCTTTTGTGATGCTAAAACCCGCGCTGGCCATTGAGATTTGGCACTCGGATACGGTATGGGCTAACCAGGGAATGTGCAGCGCAACTTTTACTCTCGATAGCGGCACGGAGCCGGTCGGCCAGCTGGATATTGGTATTGAACTGGTTAACGCACGCCAGGAAGTCGTGAGCGTGGATCACTTAGCCGTTGCTCCCTTTGGCACCTCAGAGGCCACGCGCTATCAGTCAACCTCTGCTGAAGGGGAGCACTATTGCGATGATACGTTAAGCATCCGCATTACTTCACTCGCTGAGGTCGCCAACGGCGTGCAGAAGCGGTTACCTCTTTCGCTTATCACGCCGCGCCACTTCACGCCATTTACCATCGTGACGGCGCCACGAGATAAGTAA
- a CDS encoding LysE family translocator, with the protein MLDITHFGLFALSVFLLSVTPGPDMAYVIGQSVANGRRAGVISAAGVALGSCTHAVASAVGLTALITASPLMFTVIKYLGAAYLLYLGSKMILGTFAKPRVEGEESAPSKAKATTRTLLSRGFITTLTNPKVLLFFISFFPQFVVADGDQHAASFLILGFAYALIAFLTDITFALLAGSAAGAVSQNRGLQKLLDRIVGTTFIALGIRLALTKR; encoded by the coding sequence ATGCTGGATATTACACATTTTGGGCTGTTTGCCCTGTCAGTTTTTCTGTTGTCGGTAACGCCTGGGCCGGATATGGCTTATGTCATCGGGCAAAGCGTGGCTAACGGGCGTCGTGCCGGGGTGATCTCCGCGGCGGGCGTGGCGTTGGGCAGTTGTACGCATGCTGTGGCCAGCGCCGTCGGGTTAACGGCGCTGATCACCGCTTCACCGCTGATGTTTACGGTAATTAAATACCTCGGCGCAGCCTACCTGCTCTACCTCGGCAGTAAGATGATCCTCGGCACATTCGCCAAACCGCGCGTTGAGGGCGAGGAGAGTGCGCCCAGCAAAGCGAAAGCGACCACCCGCACGCTGCTCTCCCGTGGGTTTATCACCACGCTCACCAACCCGAAGGTGCTGCTCTTCTTTATCTCATTCTTCCCGCAGTTCGTGGTCGCAGATGGCGATCAGCATGCTGCCTCATTTCTTATTCTTGGCTTCGCTTACGCGCTGATTGCGTTCCTGACCGATATCACTTTCGCCCTGCTGGCGGGTAGCGCGGCGGGCGCAGTATCGCAAAACAGGGGCCTGCAAAAGCTGCTCGACCGCATTGTCGGCACCACGTTTATTGCGCTAGGTATTCGGCTGGCGCTCACGAAGCGCTAA
- a CDS encoding NIPSNAP family protein, with product MKTVEILQYTLRPESGAAFHAIMQEISVPLHQRHGIDVVRFGNSLHDPDCYCLIRAFASPESMATVLEAFYASDAWRSGPREAIVSSIETSLKTVMTLSPEGVEGLR from the coding sequence GTGAAGACGGTTGAAATATTGCAATACACCTTGCGTCCAGAAAGCGGCGCGGCTTTTCACGCCATCATGCAGGAGATCAGCGTTCCCCTGCATCAGCGCCACGGCATTGATGTTGTGAGGTTCGGCAACTCATTGCACGATCCCGATTGCTACTGCCTGATCCGCGCTTTTGCCAGCCCGGAAAGTATGGCGACGGTGCTGGAGGCCTTTTATGCCAGCGATGCGTGGCGCAGTGGCCCGCGAGAAGCGATTGTGAGCAGCATTGAAACGAGCCTGAAAACGGTTATGACGCTGTCGCCGGAAGGTGTGGAAGGGCTGCGATAA